The proteins below are encoded in one region of Pseudonocardia sp. DSM 110487:
- a CDS encoding non-ribosomal peptide synthetase, whose amino-acid sequence MELTASQRGNWAALGLAPGSSVFGAGQLIWLDGPIDVAGFAAAVGTVFAETDALRVCFEDDDGVPFQWVDTSKSLDTKVVDAGHDDDQVRAMARQQLVEMPLNSPAPSTCSTLVRRKSGTWAWLLTSNVLLIDGYSISLFIRRVAEVYSAAQVDGVVPARWFGSLKDVVDATSPGSELDTSREYWNAVLGIEAVERDGPVEDLSEVFEFSYRPNSVPVGGETYAQIQELARQAGVSWADLLIAVWGVYTGFVDGHDYIAVRVPMMLRDSRESLRTPCAISRATPVVATISPYHTLTDILEIVADQLKTSRHHTSVEDHQIARLWPGGQASYLQLPTINIRVFEPMRRMGDVVAVGETISPGPVGSLDLAVYRDPESGLRLEVSASSGAVDGLEHAEKFGRLLDAAISGSPTRTLYELLAELTPDTDGPASPSPRGEVRDVAPATLDGLMRARVAADPDAVAVVADAVGVELTYRELDARVNALAQLLIGQGVRVGDRVAVALPRSVDLVVALAGVIRAGAAYVPIDPGYPAERVGHIIEDAAPRVVITDQQTADLFGRVLSEYPARVLRLDNHDVRQRLTADEEAAPVLARPLNELDTAVVIFTSGTTGRPKGVAVPHRALVNRLAWGEPTLAYSPDSVALSKSGVGFVDAVTELFGPLTAGAKVVLLPDEDARDPAALLQTVHRHRVTHLLSVPSFTDVIARHDDAVRSLTSLHHWISSGETLGSGTLNASRHAAPQALLLNFYGSTEITGDGTAAIIAETDPPHIGGPVPNTSARVLDSWLRPVPVGVAGELYVGGAQLADGYMARADLTADRFIADPFSSDGARLYRTGDLARWNSRGQLEYLGRTDDQVKIRGFRIELDEIRAALELHPAVHGAAVIASDHPAGGKFLAAYVTAPADDATLFDSLREHVARRVPEYMVPAVFVRLDAFPVTANGKLDRRALPEPDLVLGTTGGRPPETPTETALAAIFRDVLRLGGDTELSVDDDFFHLGGHSLLATRVLARANAQLGSRLNLRGVFDHPTIGALARIIDESADTAQTSALRIGNLPRPAVLPVSYGQQALWLIDRLGGPSSRYVVPVVLHLRGELNAEALGTAVRDVVVRHEALRTLLVEEEGTLNQVIIPASEAAGRLVLLVEDLTGVDSAGVDARIGEVVQAGFDLASDLPISVALLRTGDCEWEFVVTVHHHAVDEWSFPSLLGDLSAAYQARVADEEPRWVPLPAQYADYALWQHRVLGDVNDPHSQLTGHLAYWREQLADVPEESTITLDRVRPVVPTHRGEDLRFTVDPRVMDGLRQIADEHGVSMFMIVQAATALTVSTLGAGDDVVIGSPVGGRTEDGLENLVGYFVNTLPIRHQFHAVDSISDVLQNTKRTVLEGFEHQNAPFGDIARALSTERSTGRNPLFQIMLTHRHRVDSQRSALFGGLVAGSTSPSIASVKTDIDLYVLDAPDEISGYLTYATDILDRDTAERFMHTLQTTLAAIAESPDRRVGDLELLPAADRQQTTAWSRGEVRDVAPATLDGLMRARVAADPDAVAVVADAVGVELTYRELDARVNALAQLLIGQGVRVGDRVAVALPRSVDLVVALAGVIRAGAAYVPIDPEYPTERVRNIIEDAAPRVAIADQHTADLFGPVLSEHPTRVLRLDNHDVQQRLTAGEEVAPVLARPLNELDTAVVIFTSGTTGRPKGVAVPHRALVSRLAWGEPTLEYSSDSVALSKSGVGFVDAVTELFGPLTAGAKVVLLPDDDARDPASLLATVHRHRVTHLLSVPSFTDVIARHDDAVRSLASLHYWISSGETLSSATLNASRHAAPQALLLNFYGSTEITGDGTATMIADTDPPHIGRPVPNTSARVLDSWLRPVPVGVAGELYVGGLQLADGYMARADLTAGQFVADPFSSDGARLYRTGDLARWNSRRQLEYLGRTDDQVKIRGFRIELDEIRAALELHPAVSGAAVIASDHPAGGKYLTAYVTATAEAPAEEAALLDTLREHITQHVPNYMIPTVFTRLDAFPVTANGKLDRRALPEPDLAPGTTGGRAPDTPTETALAAIFRDVLHLGHETELNVDDDFFRLGGDSILAARLVALTRKQNLHFTLRDVFERRTINGLTAMVVPAPGTPPAEPALIPNPTMLELLRISGGGINAYVLTECVTFPSRLTGASVVSAFESLVADTDALRLSVDTSNRRLWFTHLLPPETVRPETLELTSRGDVSVDALRAAAFDLVDISAGRPVGLAYTRTPERTVSVLAVHAAVADRASVHRLAELLEQSMSGVVDAPRPGALVRSLEAIDLEGERVATDRLDQWNDLCARSQTIDASAFSRGAISILRWDRTLTDGIVRCAIRNALRSSGVTRLFGDVLDEEVSLTPVNELTEVGPFTATAPVALDKDELGATSEFALLRYHNKIGRRALRRAPFPAVLVTRAYAPDYGSAGPEGNEQLYQGIIRYRIGPDAVTVTLLGFADHVDAKLRKATAAEFLAASEGDETSDAKL is encoded by the coding sequence GTGGAGTTGACTGCGAGCCAGCGTGGCAATTGGGCGGCCCTGGGTCTGGCTCCGGGGTCGTCCGTGTTCGGTGCTGGTCAGTTGATCTGGCTGGATGGCCCGATCGACGTGGCCGGGTTCGCGGCTGCTGTCGGCACGGTCTTCGCGGAGACGGACGCGTTGCGTGTGTGTTTCGAAGACGATGATGGTGTCCCTTTTCAGTGGGTCGACACGTCGAAGAGTCTCGACACGAAGGTCGTGGATGCCGGCCACGACGACGACCAGGTGCGGGCGATGGCACGGCAGCAACTCGTGGAGATGCCGCTGAACTCCCCAGCGCCGTCGACGTGTTCGACGCTGGTCCGTCGCAAGTCCGGGACGTGGGCGTGGCTGCTCACGTCCAATGTCCTGCTGATCGATGGTTACAGCATCTCGCTGTTCATCCGTCGGGTCGCCGAGGTCTACTCGGCGGCGCAGGTGGATGGCGTGGTGCCGGCCCGCTGGTTCGGCAGTTTGAAAGACGTCGTGGACGCCACGAGCCCGGGGTCCGAGCTCGATACCAGTCGAGAATACTGGAACGCCGTGCTCGGCATCGAAGCCGTTGAACGAGACGGCCCCGTAGAGGATCTTTCCGAGGTTTTCGAGTTCTCGTACCGGCCGAATAGCGTTCCGGTCGGCGGTGAGACCTACGCGCAGATCCAAGAGCTCGCACGGCAGGCAGGGGTCTCCTGGGCCGACCTCCTGATCGCGGTGTGGGGTGTCTACACCGGCTTCGTGGACGGCCACGACTACATCGCCGTCCGGGTGCCCATGATGCTGCGCGACAGCCGTGAATCCCTGAGGACGCCGTGTGCGATCTCGAGGGCAACCCCGGTCGTCGCCACGATCAGTCCCTACCACACCCTCACGGACATCCTCGAGATCGTCGCGGACCAGCTGAAGACCTCCCGCCACCACACCTCTGTCGAAGATCATCAGATCGCTCGGTTGTGGCCGGGCGGTCAAGCCTCATACCTCCAACTGCCCACGATCAACATCAGGGTCTTCGAACCGATGCGACGCATGGGCGACGTTGTCGCGGTCGGTGAAACGATCAGCCCGGGCCCGGTGGGGTCACTCGACCTCGCGGTGTATCGGGATCCGGAATCCGGACTCCGGTTGGAGGTATCCGCCAGTTCTGGCGCGGTCGATGGGCTCGAGCATGCCGAGAAGTTCGGCCGCCTTCTTGATGCCGCGATCAGCGGGTCTCCCACTCGAACACTGTACGAGTTGCTCGCCGAGTTGACACCGGACACTGACGGCCCAGCGTCACCGTCGCCCCGCGGTGAGGTACGTGATGTTGCGCCGGCGACGCTGGACGGGTTGATGCGTGCGCGGGTCGCGGCCGATCCGGACGCGGTCGCGGTGGTCGCCGATGCAGTCGGTGTCGAGTTGACGTATCGGGAGTTGGATGCGCGGGTGAACGCGCTCGCGCAGCTACTGATCGGTCAAGGCGTGCGCGTCGGGGACCGGGTCGCGGTCGCGTTGCCGCGGTCTGTCGATCTGGTGGTCGCGCTCGCCGGCGTGATTCGCGCCGGCGCGGCGTATGTGCCGATTGATCCGGGCTATCCCGCCGAACGTGTCGGGCACATCATCGAAGACGCCGCACCGCGTGTGGTGATCACAGACCAGCAGACCGCTGATTTGTTCGGTCGCGTGCTGAGCGAATACCCGGCACGAGTACTACGACTCGACAACCACGACGTACGGCAACGCCTGACCGCCGACGAGGAAGCCGCCCCGGTTCTGGCGCGGCCGTTGAACGAGTTGGACACCGCCGTTGTCATATTCACATCGGGAACGACAGGCCGCCCGAAGGGTGTCGCTGTTCCGCACCGTGCACTCGTGAACCGTCTCGCGTGGGGCGAGCCGACCTTAGCGTACAGCCCCGACAGTGTCGCATTGTCGAAAAGCGGTGTAGGTTTTGTAGACGCTGTGACCGAGTTGTTCGGGCCACTCACCGCGGGCGCGAAAGTCGTGCTCCTCCCAGACGAAGACGCTCGAGACCCGGCCGCTCTGCTCCAGACTGTTCACCGTCACCGTGTCACCCATCTACTCAGCGTGCCCAGCTTCACCGACGTCATAGCCCGTCACGACGATGCGGTCCGGTCGCTGACCTCGCTCCACCACTGGATCTCCTCCGGTGAAACACTCGGCTCGGGCACACTGAACGCGTCACGGCACGCCGCACCCCAAGCACTGCTGCTCAACTTCTACGGCTCGACCGAGATCACCGGCGATGGCACAGCAGCCATCATCGCCGAGACGGATCCCCCCCACATCGGCGGACCGGTACCGAACACGTCGGCACGCGTCCTTGATTCATGGCTGCGGCCAGTACCCGTCGGCGTCGCCGGCGAACTGTACGTAGGCGGGGCGCAGCTGGCGGATGGGTACATGGCTCGTGCCGATCTGACCGCGGACCGGTTTATAGCTGATCCGTTCAGTTCCGACGGTGCACGCCTGTACCGCACAGGTGATCTGGCCCGGTGGAACTCCCGCGGCCAGCTCGAATACCTAGGCCGCACAGACGACCAGGTGAAGATACGCGGGTTCCGGATCGAACTCGACGAAATCCGCGCTGCGCTCGAACTACACCCAGCAGTGCACGGCGCAGCAGTCATCGCATCAGACCACCCGGCCGGCGGAAAGTTCCTTGCGGCGTATGTGACCGCGCCCGCTGATGATGCGACGCTGTTCGACAGTCTGCGTGAGCATGTTGCGAGGCGGGTGCCCGAGTACATGGTCCCGGCTGTGTTCGTGCGCCTGGACGCATTCCCCGTCACCGCAAACGGGAAACTCGATCGTCGCGCCCTGCCCGAGCCGGACCTGGTCTTGGGCACCACCGGCGGACGCCCACCAGAAACCCCCACCGAAACCGCACTCGCCGCAATATTCCGCGACGTACTACGCCTCGGTGGCGATACCGAACTCAGCGTCGACGACGACTTCTTCCACCTCGGCGGGCACTCGTTGCTGGCGACGAGAGTACTCGCGCGGGCCAACGCACAACTCGGGTCCCGGCTGAACTTACGGGGAGTGTTCGACCACCCCACCATCGGAGCACTGGCCCGGATCATCGACGAATCCGCCGACACCGCCCAAACCTCGGCGCTCCGAATCGGCAACCTACCACGCCCGGCCGTACTACCAGTCTCCTACGGACAACAAGCACTATGGCTGATCGACCGTCTGGGCGGCCCTAGCAGCCGGTATGTGGTGCCGGTGGTGCTGCACCTACGTGGAGAGTTGAATGCCGAGGCTCTGGGCACGGCGGTGCGGGATGTGGTCGTACGCCATGAAGCGTTGCGCACACTCTTGGTAGAGGAAGAAGGAACGCTGAATCAGGTCATCATTCCTGCCAGCGAAGCAGCAGGCCGGCTCGTTCTGCTCGTCGAGGATCTTACAGGTGTGGATTCTGCTGGCGTGGATGCGCGGATCGGGGAGGTGGTGCAGGCCGGATTCGATCTCGCGTCCGATCTACCGATCAGCGTGGCGTTGCTGAGGACCGGCGACTGCGAGTGGGAGTTCGTTGTCACAGTGCATCATCACGCCGTGGATGAGTGGTCATTCCCGTCGTTATTGGGTGATCTGTCGGCCGCCTACCAGGCGAGAGTCGCCGACGAGGAACCGAGGTGGGTTCCACTGCCGGCGCAGTACGCGGACTACGCGCTCTGGCAACACCGTGTCCTGGGCGACGTGAACGATCCTCATTCCCAGTTGACGGGTCATCTGGCCTATTGGCGTGAGCAGTTGGCGGATGTGCCCGAGGAATCGACGATCACCCTGGATCGGGTGCGCCCGGTGGTACCGACGCACCGCGGTGAGGATCTCCGATTCACCGTCGATCCACGAGTGATGGATGGTCTGCGACAGATCGCTGACGAGCACGGCGTGAGTATGTTCATGATAGTCCAGGCTGCGACCGCACTGACGGTCTCGACCCTGGGCGCGGGCGACGATGTGGTGATCGGTTCACCTGTCGGCGGGCGAACCGAAGACGGGCTTGAGAACCTGGTCGGGTACTTCGTGAACACGCTACCGATCCGCCACCAGTTCCACGCCGTTGACTCGATCAGCGACGTGCTGCAGAACACCAAACGAACAGTGCTCGAGGGTTTCGAACACCAGAACGCGCCGTTCGGAGATATCGCGCGCGCTCTGAGTACCGAGCGATCTACTGGCCGCAACCCACTCTTCCAAATAATGCTCACCCACCGGCACCGAGTCGATAGCCAGCGGTCAGCGTTGTTCGGCGGATTGGTTGCCGGGTCGACTTCACCGTCGATCGCGTCGGTGAAAACCGACATCGACCTGTATGTCCTGGATGCTCCAGACGAAATCAGTGGGTACCTCACGTACGCCACGGACATTCTGGACCGCGACACCGCTGAACGGTTCATGCATACTTTGCAGACGACATTGGCGGCTATCGCAGAAAGTCCGGACCGGCGGGTCGGCGATCTGGAGTTACTGCCTGCGGCAGACCGGCAGCAGACGACCGCGTGGTCCCGGGGTGAGGTGCGTGATGTTGCGCCGGCGACGCTGGACGGGTTGATGCGCGCGCGGGTCGCGGCCGATCCGGACGCAGTCGCGGTGGTCGCCGATGCCGTCGGTGTCGAGTTGACGTATCGGGAGCTGGATGCGCGGGTCAACGCGCTCGCGCAGCTGCTGATCGGTCAAGGCGTGCGCGTCGGGGACCGGGTCGCGGTCGCGTTGCCGCGGTCGGTGGATCTGGTGGTCGCGCTCGCCGGCGTGATTCGCGCCGGAGCAGCCTACGTCCCCATCGATCCAGAATATCCCACCGAACGCGTCAGAAACATCATCGAAGACGCCGCACCACGTGTGGCGATCGCAGACCAACACACCGCAGACTTGTTCGGTCCCGTGCTGAGCGAACACCCCACACGAGTACTACGACTCGACAACCACGACGTACAGCAACGCTTGACCGCCGGCGAGGAAGTCGCACCGGTCTTGGCGCGGCCGTTGAACGAGTTGGACACCGCTGTTGTCATATTCACATCGGGAACGACGGGGCGCCCGAAGGGTGTCGCTGTTCCGCACCGTGCGCTCGTGAGCCGTCTCGCCTGGGGTGAGCCGACGTTGGAGTACAGCTCCGACAGTGTGGCATTGTCGAAAAGCGGTGTAGGTTTTGTTGACGCGGTGACCGAGTTGTTCGGGCCACTCACCGCGGGCGCGAAAGTCGTGCTCCTCCCAGATGACGACGCCCGAGATCCGGCCAGCCTACTCGCCACTGTTCATCGTCACCGTGTCACGCATTTACTCAGCGTGCCCAGCTTCACCGACGTCATAGCTCGTCACGACGATGCAGTCCGGTCGCTGGCCTCGCTCCACTACTGGATCTCCTCCGGTGAAACACTCAGCTCGGCCACACTGAACGCATCCCGGCACGCCGCACCCCAAGCACTGCTGCTCAACTTCTACGGCTCGACCGAAATCACCGGCGATGGCACAGCGACCATGATCGCCGACACGGATCCCCCCCATATTGGCAGACCGGTACCGAACACATCGGCACGTGTTCTCGATTCGTGGCTGCGGCCGGTACCCGTCGGTGTCGCCGGCGAACTGTATGTAGGCGGGCTACAACTGGCGGATGGGTACATGGCTCGTGCGGATCTGACCGCGGGCCAGTTTGTGGCCGATCCATTCAGTTCCGACGGTGCACGCCTATACCGCACAGGTGATCTGGCCCGGTGGAACTCCCGCCGCCAGCTCGAGTATCTAGGCCGCACAGATGATCAGGTGAAGATACGCGGATTCCGGATCGAGCTCGATGAAATCCGCGCTGCCCTCGAGCTACACCCAGCAGTATCGGGTGCAGCGGTCATCGCATCAGACCACCCGGCCGGCGGAAAGTACCTCACAGCCTACGTCACCGCGACCGCTGAGGCACCCGCCGAAGAAGCAGCGCTACTCGACACCTTACGAGAGCACATCACTCAACACGTGCCCAACTACATGATCCCCACCGTGTTCACGCGGCTCGACGCATTCCCCGTCACCGCGAACGGGAAACTCGACCGCCGCGCCTTGCCCGAGCCAGACCTGGCCCCGGGCACCACCGGCGGGCGCGCACCAGATACCCCCACCGAAACCGCACTCGCCGCAATATTCCGCGACGTACTACACCTCGGCCACGAAACCGAACTCAACGTCGACGACGACTTCTTCCGCCTCGGCGGCGACAGTATTCTTGCGGCACGCCTCGTCGCTCTGACTCGTAAACAAAATCTGCACTTCACCCTGCGCGATGTGTTCGAGCGGCGGACCATCAACGGGCTCACCGCGATGGTCGTACCGGCGCCCGGCACCCCTCCCGCCGAGCCGGCGCTCATTCCGAACCCCACGATGCTCGAGCTGCTACGCATCTCGGGCGGTGGAATCAATGCGTACGTGTTGACCGAATGCGTCACCTTCCCGTCGCGATTGACGGGTGCCTCGGTCGTGTCGGCCTTCGAGTCGCTCGTTGCCGATACAGACGCGCTTCGCCTATCGGTTGACACCTCCAACCGGCGACTCTGGTTCACTCATCTCCTCCCGCCGGAGACTGTTCGGCCCGAAACGCTCGAGTTGACTTCCCGTGGTGACGTCAGCGTCGACGCACTTCGGGCGGCTGCCTTCGATCTCGTTGATATCTCGGCCGGGCGGCCGGTCGGCCTGGCGTACACCCGCACCCCGGAGCGGACGGTTTCCGTCCTCGCCGTCCACGCGGCGGTCGCCGACCGTGCGTCCGTACACCGCCTTGCCGAACTGCTCGAACAATCCATGTCCGGCGTAGTCGACGCGCCGCGGCCAGGCGCCCTCGTCCGGTCGCTCGAAGCCATCGACCTCGAAGGCGAGAGAGTTGCAACAGATCGCCTGGACCAATGGAACGATCTGTGCGCCCGTTCGCAGACGATCGATGCGTCCGCTTTTTCTCGAGGCGCCATCTCCATCCTCCGCTGGGATCGCACGCTTACCGATGGCATCGTCCGATGCGCGATACGCAACGCACTACGTTCATCGGGTGTGACGAGACTTTTTGGCGACGTGCTCGACGAGGAGGTGTCGCTGACGCCCGTGAATGAGTTGACGGAGGTTGGCCCATTCACGGCGACCGCGCCCGTCGCCCTCGATAAGGACGAGCTCGGCGCAACCTCTGAGTTTGCGCTGCTGCGTTACCACAACAAGATCGGACGGAGGGCGCTGCGGCGCGCACCCTTCCCCGCGGTGCTCGTGACGCGAGCTTATGCACCCGATTATGGATCAGCAGGACCCGAGGGAAATGAACAGCTGTATCAGGGAATCATTCGTTATCGCATCGGTCCGGATGCGGTGACGGTTACACTACTTGGTTTCGCAGACCACGTGGACGCCAAACTTCGAAAGGCCACGGCAGCGGAATTCCTTGCCGCGTCCGAGGGCGACGAAACATCGGACGCCAAACTGTAA
- the tcuA gene encoding FAD-dependent tricarballylate dehydrogenase TcuA yields the protein MRNADVVVVGGGNAGYCAAHAAAERGRRVVLLEKAPRAHAGGNSYYTIGSTRMVHDGLDDLLDVLEPDERHARTEVPPYSAAEFLADLERVTQGRGDKELAEAVVEGSRDAVRWLHELGLRFQLMYERQAHERPDGAFVFWGGSHVCNVDGGPGLMSDHERVASRLGVEVYYSSSVTGLMTDGGSVVGVRIGDQELPAESVVIASGGFEANAQWRQRYLGDGWQHAKVRGTPYNTGDLIRAALEIGADRGGDWSTCHSVPWDASFPENESNRALTNRLSRYGYPLGIVVNRRGQRFLDEGADFRNYTYAKYGKPILEQPGSMAFQVFDAKSRSMLTAYEYEMPGIIPTVADSVEELAAAVGIDVDGFVQTVREFNSSINTSQPLDPTIKDGRSASVVPVKSNWASAVETPPYYAYPVTCGISFTFGGLRGDVDGRVLDQSSAPIPGLFACGETLGGLFSGNYPTGSGLTAGMVIGRRAGSLA from the coding sequence ATGCGCAACGCGGATGTTGTTGTGGTGGGCGGGGGGAACGCCGGCTACTGCGCAGCTCACGCCGCGGCCGAACGTGGGCGACGCGTGGTGCTGCTGGAGAAGGCGCCGCGGGCGCATGCCGGTGGGAACAGCTACTACACGATAGGTTCGACCCGGATGGTGCACGACGGGCTCGACGACCTGCTCGACGTCCTCGAACCTGATGAGCGCCACGCGCGTACTGAGGTGCCGCCGTACTCGGCAGCAGAGTTCCTGGCCGATCTGGAGCGGGTCACCCAGGGGCGGGGCGACAAGGAACTCGCTGAGGCTGTCGTCGAAGGCTCGCGTGACGCGGTCCGCTGGCTACATGAATTGGGGCTGCGATTCCAGCTGATGTACGAGCGGCAAGCTCACGAGCGTCCCGATGGGGCCTTCGTGTTCTGGGGTGGATCGCATGTGTGCAACGTCGACGGTGGTCCTGGGCTGATGTCGGACCACGAGCGGGTCGCATCACGACTCGGAGTCGAGGTGTACTACAGCTCCTCGGTCACAGGACTCATGACTGATGGCGGTTCGGTCGTTGGCGTTCGGATAGGTGATCAGGAGCTTCCAGCTGAGTCGGTGGTGATCGCCAGTGGCGGTTTCGAGGCAAATGCGCAATGGCGGCAGCGCTACTTGGGAGACGGGTGGCAGCACGCGAAGGTGCGTGGCACGCCGTACAACACCGGCGACCTGATCCGCGCGGCTCTGGAGATAGGTGCAGATCGTGGAGGCGACTGGTCGACTTGCCATAGTGTTCCGTGGGACGCTTCATTTCCTGAGAACGAAAGCAATCGTGCCTTGACGAACCGACTCAGCCGGTACGGCTATCCGCTCGGCATCGTTGTCAACCGCCGGGGTCAACGTTTTCTCGACGAAGGTGCCGACTTTCGCAACTATACGTACGCAAAGTACGGCAAGCCGATCCTCGAACAGCCGGGTTCGATGGCGTTTCAGGTGTTCGATGCGAAGTCGCGCTCGATGCTGACGGCGTACGAGTACGAGATGCCCGGGATCATCCCGACCGTCGCCGACAGCGTCGAAGAGCTTGCCGCGGCCGTGGGCATCGACGTCGACGGATTCGTGCAGACGGTTCGCGAATTCAACTCATCGATCAACACCAGCCAGCCGCTCGATCCGACGATCAAGGACGGCCGCAGTGCGTCGGTGGTGCCCGTCAAGAGCAATTGGGCATCGGCGGTCGAGACGCCGCCGTACTACGCGTATCCGGTGACCTGTGGAATCAGTTTCACCTTTGGCGGCCTTCGCGGTGACGTTGACGGCCGAGTGCTTGATCAGTCGAGTGCGCCGATCCCGGGACTCTTCGCGTGCGGTGAAACGCTCGGGGGCCTCTTCAGCGGAAACTACCCTACGGGTTCCGGCCTGACCGCGGGAATGGTGATCGGGCGACGCGCGGGCTCGCTCGCCTGA
- the panD gene encoding aspartate 1-decarboxylase, with translation MLREVLGGKIHRATVTQADLHYVGSLTLDEDLARAAGLVEGEKVQVVDITNGARLETYIINGPAGDGGICINGAAAHLIHPGDMVIIMSFLLAEDSELEGYEPKVVHVDAANRIVALGNDLAEPVPGAGDQVSARSV, from the coding sequence ATGCTTCGCGAAGTCCTCGGCGGAAAAATTCACCGAGCCACCGTCACCCAGGCCGACCTGCATTACGTGGGTTCGCTGACACTGGATGAAGACCTCGCGCGGGCCGCGGGTCTGGTTGAGGGCGAGAAGGTGCAGGTTGTCGACATCACCAACGGTGCCCGTCTCGAGACGTACATCATAAACGGGCCCGCTGGGGATGGAGGCATCTGCATCAACGGCGCGGCGGCGCACTTGATACACCCCGGTGACATGGTGATAATCATGTCCTTCTTGCTGGCCGAGGATTCCGAACTGGAGGGTTACGAACCCAAGGTCGTGCACGTCGATGCCGCCAACCGCATCGTCGCCTTGGGTAACGATCTCGCCGAGCCGGTCCCAGGGGCGGGCGATCAGGTTTCTGCACGCTCGGTGTGA
- a CDS encoding MbtH family NRPS accessory protein, with protein MAQNPFDDDNGSFYALINHEEQHSLWPTFKPVPEGWSIVYGEPDGRPRQEVLDWIGEHWTDIRPKSLRDHISKYEARQGTPHVVD; from the coding sequence ATGGCCCAGAACCCGTTCGACGACGACAACGGTTCCTTCTACGCGCTGATCAACCACGAGGAGCAGCACTCGTTGTGGCCGACGTTCAAGCCGGTCCCAGAAGGTTGGAGCATCGTGTACGGCGAGCCCGACGGCAGGCCGCGCCAGGAAGTACTCGATTGGATCGGCGAGCACTGGACCGACATCCGCCCGAAGTCGTTGCGCGATCACATTTCCAAGTACGAGGCACGGCAGGGCACCCCGCACGTAGTCGACTGA